The Methanocella arvoryzae MRE50 genome includes a region encoding these proteins:
- a CDS encoding tetratricopeptide repeat protein — MLNRNAVLQRGLVNEAKKFPDTPAEHYQRALSIMNSARLDDLPALYDVISLCREAVRLNPDYAEAYCLLGAALAGMGQSGDAIQALEKAITLQPGYAEAHYYLGKAVLATGNPDQALNLFTASKQLGMNESMACCGIGSALAEKGLYRESIVELSRAIAVDPGNVEAYVRLGMACCETGSYAEAMAWLKKAVELNPGNIEAHLCLARAYLRGQMYDAALAEYDVVLGLRPRCLDAINGKGTVYHYKGLIDQAIQEYRHAIDLYPGDYRAHNNLALAYVDKGMYERAIPEYRLAICASPKLPELHADYGMLLLLTGDTYGATLAFREALRLAPDSYSGHVNLAVALYQSGQCSDALAELAEAVRLSPSEPEAFFHLGTIHDRCGDPVKAATAYESFIRFSASGDKRVKSVRARLLEIKGGKKRK; from the coding sequence ATGCTCAACCGAAACGCTGTTCTGCAGAGGGGACTCGTCAATGAGGCGAAAAAGTTTCCAGATACTCCGGCCGAGCACTATCAGCGTGCCCTCTCTATCATGAACAGCGCACGTCTCGATGATCTGCCAGCACTGTATGATGTCATATCCCTGTGCCGGGAGGCGGTTCGCCTGAATCCGGACTATGCGGAAGCGTACTGTCTTCTCGGAGCGGCGCTGGCTGGCATGGGGCAGTCGGGAGATGCGATTCAGGCCCTGGAAAAGGCGATAACCTTACAGCCCGGGTATGCAGAGGCCCATTACTATCTCGGGAAAGCTGTGCTGGCCACAGGGAATCCCGACCAGGCGCTAAACCTGTTCACCGCCTCGAAGCAGCTGGGCATGAACGAGTCGATGGCCTGCTGTGGTATCGGATCCGCCCTCGCGGAGAAAGGCCTGTACCGGGAGTCCATTGTAGAGCTTAGCCGGGCAATTGCTGTCGATCCGGGGAATGTCGAGGCATACGTTCGGCTGGGCATGGCCTGCTGTGAGACTGGATCTTATGCGGAAGCTATGGCCTGGCTGAAAAAGGCTGTGGAGCTAAATCCCGGCAACATCGAAGCGCACCTCTGCCTTGCACGCGCATATCTCCGCGGGCAGATGTACGATGCAGCCCTCGCTGAATATGATGTGGTGCTTGGCCTGAGGCCCCGCTGCCTTGACGCTATAAATGGCAAAGGCACCGTCTACCACTACAAAGGGCTAATTGACCAGGCTATTCAGGAGTACCGGCACGCGATCGACCTTTACCCCGGGGATTACCGCGCCCATAATAACCTCGCTCTGGCTTATGTGGACAAAGGTATGTACGAGCGGGCAATCCCGGAGTACCGGCTGGCGATCTGTGCCAGTCCGAAGCTGCCTGAACTCCACGCTGACTATGGTATGCTATTGCTGCTTACCGGTGATACCTATGGTGCCACACTCGCATTCCGGGAAGCCTTGCGACTCGCGCCGGACAGCTATTCTGGTCATGTAAATCTTGCCGTTGCTCTATACCAGTCCGGCCAGTGTTCAGACGCGCTGGCCGAGCTTGCCGAGGCGGTCCGGCTCTCTCCCTCGGAGCCAGAAGCATTCTTCCATCTCGGCACTATTCACGACCGCTGTGGAGATCCTGTAAAAGCTGCTACTGCTTACGAGAGTTTTATACGCTTCTCTGCCAGCGGAGACAAACGCGTCAAATCTGTCCGGGCAAGATTACTGGAGATCAAGGGTGGTAAAAAGCGAAAGTAG
- a CDS encoding CpXC domain-containing protein: protein MSKSDKITMECPECKAAQEMIVWQEINIGTDPELKEALFNWQINIFTCNACGLKAQLPAALLYHDPGRRFCVQYYPADILGNEEFYTLFDSKGELIDKTGLSGCEEYGREPHKVFDMAEMLRYIVFREVAFEKRS from the coding sequence ATGTCGAAAAGCGATAAGATCACTATGGAATGTCCTGAATGCAAGGCAGCCCAGGAAATGATCGTATGGCAGGAGATCAACATAGGGACCGACCCCGAGCTGAAGGAGGCCTTATTCAACTGGCAGATCAACATCTTCACCTGCAACGCCTGCGGCCTGAAAGCCCAACTGCCTGCGGCCCTGCTCTACCACGACCCGGGCAGGCGGTTCTGCGTTCAGTATTACCCCGCGGACATCCTCGGCAACGAGGAATTCTACACGCTGTTCGACTCGAAAGGGGAGCTAATAGATAAAACGGGTCTGAGCGGTTGCGAGGAGTATGGACGCGAGCCGCACAAGGTCTTTGATATGGCTGAAATGCTTCGCTATATAGTGTTCAGGGAAGTAGCTTTCGAGAAAAGATCGTAG
- a CDS encoding glutamate--tRNA ligase, which produces METKDIEILIQKFALQNAYKHGSVPQAGAVTGKLLGTHPELRPHAKELMPIVQKVLADIGQMSQDEIKAKLSEIAPELIEELSVKKEVRRGLPPLDTSMLKPGQKVTLRIAPNPNGPPSLGNARGIIVNHEYARMYDGVFIMRFDDTDPSIKKPMIEAYTWYVEHAKWLGCPPDKVVAASDRLPLYYEQAEKLIDLGKAYVCTCDNEVFHDLKEAGKPCPHRETPPAENMEKWKKMLAGGYGGKEAVLRIKTDIAHKDPAMRDWVAFRIVTEPHPKTGTKYMVWPMLDFESAMEDHFLGVTHIIRGKDLMKTADKQKYIYRYLGWEYPHVSHWGRVRLLGFGKFSTSVMKKGIEAGEYRGWDDPQLPTVVALKRRGIEPEAIRNVMINMGVTETDIEFSMDTLYAENRKIVDPKANRYFFVPDPVVLKVNGAPFTTAKAPLHPQDHKRGFREMCVAENPEILIPKSDADNARPGDILRLKDLYNVRITGSDPLTGDYIGNDLSVLKQGAKIVQWVTREGGVPTRVIGPDGEFHGIAECDIRNELNNVVQFERFAFVRIDTINGVVLAYYTHP; this is translated from the coding sequence ATGGAAACAAAAGACATCGAGATTCTCATCCAAAAGTTCGCGCTCCAGAACGCGTACAAGCACGGCTCTGTCCCCCAGGCAGGAGCCGTCACCGGCAAGCTGCTGGGCACGCACCCCGAGCTTCGGCCGCATGCGAAGGAGCTTATGCCAATCGTGCAAAAAGTCCTCGCCGACATCGGGCAGATGTCGCAGGACGAGATCAAGGCGAAATTGTCAGAGATCGCCCCCGAGCTCATCGAGGAGCTCAGCGTGAAGAAGGAGGTCAGGAGAGGCCTGCCGCCGCTCGACACATCGATGCTTAAGCCGGGCCAGAAAGTGACCCTGAGAATAGCACCTAATCCTAACGGCCCCCCGTCTTTAGGCAACGCCCGCGGCATCATCGTCAACCACGAGTACGCCCGCATGTACGACGGCGTCTTCATCATGCGGTTCGACGACACCGACCCGTCGATCAAGAAGCCGATGATCGAAGCGTACACCTGGTACGTGGAGCACGCAAAGTGGCTCGGCTGCCCGCCCGACAAGGTAGTCGCGGCTTCTGACAGGCTGCCCCTGTACTACGAGCAGGCAGAGAAGCTGATCGACCTCGGCAAAGCATACGTTTGCACCTGTGACAACGAGGTTTTCCATGACCTCAAGGAAGCCGGAAAGCCATGTCCGCACCGGGAAACTCCTCCGGCCGAGAACATGGAGAAGTGGAAGAAGATGCTCGCTGGCGGCTACGGAGGCAAAGAAGCGGTACTGCGTATTAAGACCGATATCGCCCACAAGGATCCCGCAATGAGGGACTGGGTCGCCTTCCGCATCGTCACCGAGCCCCACCCGAAGACTGGCACAAAATACATGGTCTGGCCCATGCTGGACTTCGAGTCTGCGATGGAAGACCACTTTTTAGGCGTTACTCACATCATCAGGGGCAAAGACCTGATGAAGACCGCAGACAAGCAGAAGTACATCTACAGGTACCTCGGCTGGGAGTACCCCCACGTCAGCCACTGGGGCAGAGTCAGGCTCCTCGGCTTCGGCAAGTTCTCCACCAGCGTGATGAAAAAGGGCATTGAGGCCGGCGAATACAGGGGCTGGGACGATCCGCAGCTACCCACGGTAGTGGCCCTGAAGAGAAGAGGCATCGAGCCGGAAGCCATCCGCAACGTCATGATCAACATGGGCGTCACAGAGACCGATATAGAGTTCAGCATGGACACCCTGTACGCAGAGAACAGGAAGATCGTAGACCCGAAGGCCAACAGGTACTTCTTCGTCCCGGACCCCGTCGTGCTCAAGGTCAACGGCGCCCCGTTCACCACTGCAAAAGCACCCCTCCACCCCCAGGACCACAAGCGGGGCTTCAGGGAGATGTGCGTGGCGGAGAACCCCGAGATCCTGATCCCCAAATCCGACGCGGATAACGCCAGGCCGGGAGACATCCTGAGACTCAAGGACCTGTATAACGTAAGAATCACAGGGAGCGACCCGCTTACGGGAGACTATATCGGCAACGATCTCTCAGTCTTAAAACAGGGCGCCAAAATCGTCCAGTGGGTGACGAGAGAGGGCGGGGTGCCAACAAGGGTCATCGGCCCCGACGGCGAATTCCACGGTATCGCAGAGTGCGATATCAGGAACGAGCTGAACAACGTCGTCCAGTTCGAGCGCTTCGCGTTCGTGAGAATCGATACGATCAACGGCGTAGTATTAGCTTACTACACCCACCCGTAA
- a CDS encoding MFS transporter translates to MGQTSEKPGLSPVYVLAVLAIGVFIAQLDATIFVPALNTVVSEFNTSYEWVVWSVTIYMLAFTVTMPLAGKIADLYGRKRLYILGVALFCIGSLACGLAWDIPSLLVFRVIQAIGGGMILPAALSEIGAVVPEKSRGMAMGIMMAINAVAAIIGPNLGGFLVEHFGWRYVFYINPPIGILAILLALRFTETYGHEKHSIDFPGAAMLGGFLLTLMLGVIRLSSLPLSDITVFPLFVIAAILLISLVLFERKAKEPILSIPLLARPEVLAVNFAALAFGFCFFSIVLYVPSYSQMVLGLGIQDSGSILTPLTVSVLVMAILGGRLADKIGIRFVLLAGAIVTCGALFAMAYALSGTLVLAIILLIMGIGVGFSMGSFQSLTLALVPPNMKGSASGIVNTFMNMGGIIGPTIGSYYISGGTKKLEALMASMSTHAGSGMSSGMPAGGTGSPDMESMMAQALQDIMGPAFQDIFVLSAIVSVGVVILIGYVVVRGYFSARTEMQETETA, encoded by the coding sequence ATGGGACAGACAAGTGAAAAACCAGGATTATCGCCAGTATACGTCCTCGCAGTGTTAGCGATCGGAGTATTCATAGCGCAGCTCGACGCGACCATCTTTGTTCCGGCGCTGAACACTGTGGTCTCTGAATTTAATACCAGCTACGAATGGGTAGTCTGGTCAGTCACCATCTACATGCTGGCATTTACCGTGACGATGCCGCTGGCAGGCAAGATCGCAGACCTGTACGGCAGAAAAAGGCTCTACATCCTGGGTGTGGCCCTGTTTTGCATAGGCTCGCTGGCTTGCGGCCTGGCATGGGACATACCCTCGCTGCTCGTTTTCAGAGTTATACAGGCCATCGGGGGCGGCATGATCCTGCCCGCAGCGCTGTCAGAGATCGGCGCGGTAGTGCCGGAAAAGAGCAGAGGCATGGCCATGGGCATCATGATGGCGATTAACGCCGTGGCAGCGATCATCGGGCCGAACCTCGGAGGGTTCCTCGTCGAGCACTTCGGGTGGCGGTACGTATTCTACATCAACCCGCCCATCGGCATCCTTGCCATCCTGCTGGCCCTCCGGTTCACCGAGACGTACGGCCACGAGAAGCACTCGATCGATTTCCCGGGAGCAGCCATGCTGGGAGGCTTCCTGCTCACGCTGATGCTGGGAGTCATACGCCTGAGCTCACTGCCGCTGAGCGACATCACGGTATTTCCGCTGTTCGTCATCGCTGCCATACTGCTGATATCGCTCGTGCTTTTCGAGAGGAAGGCGAAGGAGCCCATCCTGAGTATCCCCCTGCTGGCCAGGCCCGAGGTGCTGGCGGTGAACTTTGCAGCGCTCGCGTTCGGGTTCTGCTTCTTCTCCATCGTCCTGTACGTGCCATCGTACTCCCAGATGGTCCTCGGCCTGGGAATCCAGGATAGCGGCTCTATACTAACCCCGCTAACAGTGTCAGTCCTGGTGATGGCCATCTTAGGAGGCAGGCTGGCGGACAAAATAGGTATCAGGTTTGTCCTGCTCGCCGGTGCCATAGTCACCTGCGGCGCCCTTTTTGCGATGGCCTACGCGCTGTCGGGCACGCTGGTACTGGCAATAATTCTGCTGATCATGGGCATAGGAGTGGGCTTTAGCATGGGCTCCTTCCAGAGCCTGACGCTGGCCCTGGTACCCCCCAATATGAAAGGCAGCGCCAGCGGCATCGTGAACACCTTCATGAATATGGGCGGCATCATCGGACCGACGATCGGCAGCTACTACATCTCGGGCGGAACTAAAAAGCTGGAAGCGCTAATGGCGTCCATGTCAACCCACGCGGGCTCAGGCATGAGCTCCGGCATGCCGGCAGGCGGGACCGGAAGCCCCGATATGGAGTCCATGATGGCACAAGCGCTACAGGATATAATGGGCCCGGCGTTCCAGGACATCTTCGTGTTATCGGCCATAGTGTCTGTCGGAGTCGTCATCCTGATCGGGTACGTAGTGGTCAGAGGCTACTTTTCGGCCAGGACAGAAATGCAGGAAACGGAAACAGCATAG
- a CDS encoding TrmB family transcriptional regulator, translated as MEPISGRLVESLRTLGLTDYEARVYSTLVALGQADARQVYEYLGASKPNVYESLKSLTARGFVLTVSAKPAVYKAAPYELVLRRLMDSHKEAEAAAREALLALERSHAEGDETAVMWTLFGDRNISNKMEVLLSSAETVVRGIVPAGDHPILEHLRGKDVKVDLIVLGEENPAVTFGLADAQVRHVMRNHGSRLFERDPELEEIHSMLTGNAIMFIVDDREFIYVLPSEGRQITGITSANPSIVRMASLFFKVAWGKSGLLAGK; from the coding sequence GTGGAACCGATCTCAGGCCGACTTGTGGAATCGCTGCGCACTCTGGGGCTTACCGACTACGAGGCCCGGGTTTACTCCACTCTAGTGGCGCTGGGCCAGGCCGATGCCAGGCAGGTCTACGAGTACCTCGGGGCGTCCAAGCCGAATGTCTACGAAAGCCTGAAGAGCCTCACCGCCCGGGGCTTCGTCCTGACAGTCAGCGCCAAGCCTGCCGTCTACAAAGCGGCTCCGTACGAACTGGTGCTCAGGCGCCTGATGGATTCCCATAAGGAAGCAGAAGCCGCAGCCCGGGAAGCTTTGCTGGCGCTGGAGCGAAGCCACGCGGAGGGGGACGAGACCGCTGTCATGTGGACGCTGTTTGGCGACCGCAACATCTCTAACAAGATGGAGGTACTGCTATCATCCGCCGAAACCGTCGTCCGGGGCATCGTGCCTGCCGGTGATCATCCTATCCTTGAGCATCTCCGGGGAAAAGATGTGAAGGTCGACCTCATCGTGCTGGGTGAAGAGAATCCTGCTGTAACTTTCGGCCTGGCGGACGCTCAGGTGCGTCACGTAATGCGAAACCACGGTAGCAGGCTGTTTGAAAGGGACCCGGAGCTGGAGGAGATCCATAGTATGCTCACGGGTAACGCTATCATGTTCATCGTAGACGACAGGGAGTTCATATATGTCCTGCCTTCGGAAGGCCGGCAGATTACTGGCATTACATCGGCGAACCCGTCGATCGTCCGCATGGCCTCACTCTTTTTCAAAGTGGCCTGGGGGAAGAGCGGGCTGCTCGCAGGTAAGTAA
- a CDS encoding valine--tRNA ligase, whose amino-acid sequence MTELAKKYDPKEIEPRIQKFWEDNKVFKFDPDSKKPVFSIDTPPPTLSGYIHMGHVFSYSQAEFVARYQRMKGCNVFYPMGFDDNGLPTERYVEKKYKVNIKDIGREEFVKLCLQETEIGGKSYRNIWTTLGISVDWSLLYSTINKRCQRISQRSFLDIYRTGRVERRNEPAIWCPLCQTSLAQADVEDSEEKQSFLNTIRFTAVDTGEDLLIATSRPELISSCVALIVNPDDERYKKLIGRKGRTPIFGVEVPIIADRKVEIGFGTGLVMVCTFGDKTDIDWWREYNLPLKLSIGPDGRMNKNAGKYEGMTLTQCRKAILEDLKEAGLLLEQKPISHVMNVHERCGTPVEYYVTPQWFIRILDLKDELLAQGSKLNWYPEHMKVRYDTWIQGLKWDWCISRQRYFGVPFPVWYCAKCGEAVVAEDSQLPVDPLVDRPLKPCPKCGSTEFEPEKDVMDTWATSSITPLINSNWGEPNSYIDQIYPMSLRPQAHDIIRTWLFYTVIKSYLHTGTLPWQNVMISGHGLDANGKAMHKSKGNVIEPLPVIAKYSADALRWWAASAKLGDDMPFKEKEIVYGQKFLNKLWNASRFCAMHLQGFKPEAKAQLELIDHWILSKLNNVIRESTESFERYEYSKAKVAVEQFFWGDFCDNYLEMVKDRLYSKDEARAASRDAALYTLYTVLLDSLKMLGPFTPHVTEEIYQCLFRESHGPESLHVSGWPKAEAWWDDQEALKLGEAATIIISALRQFKNANNMAQNAPLSRLTIGGDADGIARVESVLKDTMKIGEISYTQIEKADAVATIAGKDLKLKVEK is encoded by the coding sequence ATGACCGAGCTAGCGAAGAAGTACGACCCTAAGGAGATTGAGCCACGCATACAGAAGTTCTGGGAAGACAATAAAGTCTTTAAATTCGATCCCGACAGCAAGAAGCCTGTCTTTTCGATCGACACGCCCCCGCCGACACTGTCAGGCTACATCCACATGGGACACGTGTTCTCCTACTCCCAGGCGGAGTTCGTCGCCCGGTACCAGCGCATGAAGGGCTGTAACGTGTTCTACCCCATGGGCTTTGACGACAACGGCCTGCCCACGGAGCGGTACGTGGAAAAGAAGTACAAGGTCAACATCAAGGATATCGGCAGGGAAGAGTTCGTCAAGCTCTGCCTGCAGGAGACCGAGATCGGCGGCAAGAGCTACCGGAACATCTGGACTACTTTAGGTATTTCCGTCGACTGGAGCCTTCTCTACTCTACCATTAACAAGCGCTGCCAGCGGATTTCCCAGCGGTCATTTTTGGACATCTACCGGACTGGCCGGGTCGAGCGGCGGAACGAGCCCGCCATCTGGTGCCCGCTCTGCCAGACTTCACTCGCACAGGCTGACGTCGAGGACTCGGAGGAAAAGCAGTCCTTCCTGAACACGATCAGGTTCACCGCGGTCGACACCGGCGAGGACCTGCTTATCGCCACTTCCAGGCCGGAGCTCATTTCCTCATGCGTCGCCCTGATCGTCAACCCGGACGATGAGCGGTACAAGAAGCTGATCGGCCGCAAGGGCAGGACCCCGATCTTTGGCGTCGAAGTGCCCATCATCGCCGACCGCAAGGTCGAGATCGGGTTCGGTACCGGCCTGGTCATGGTCTGCACCTTCGGCGACAAGACCGATATCGACTGGTGGCGGGAGTATAACCTGCCACTCAAGCTGTCTATCGGCCCGGACGGCCGGATGAACAAGAACGCCGGCAAGTACGAGGGCATGACTCTCACCCAGTGCCGCAAGGCGATCCTCGAAGACCTCAAAGAGGCCGGCCTGCTGCTGGAGCAGAAGCCGATCTCCCACGTGATGAACGTCCACGAGCGGTGCGGCACTCCTGTGGAGTACTACGTCACTCCGCAGTGGTTCATCCGCATTCTCGACCTGAAGGATGAACTGCTCGCCCAGGGTTCGAAGCTCAACTGGTACCCCGAGCACATGAAAGTCAGGTACGACACCTGGATACAGGGCCTGAAATGGGACTGGTGCATCTCCCGGCAGAGGTACTTCGGCGTGCCCTTCCCTGTCTGGTACTGTGCGAAGTGCGGCGAAGCGGTCGTTGCAGAGGACTCTCAGTTACCCGTCGACCCGCTGGTCGACAGGCCCCTGAAGCCCTGTCCGAAGTGCGGCTCCACCGAGTTCGAGCCCGAGAAGGATGTCATGGATACGTGGGCAACCTCCTCGATCACCCCGCTGATCAATTCTAACTGGGGCGAGCCGAACTCTTACATCGACCAGATCTACCCGATGAGCCTGCGCCCTCAGGCCCACGACATCATCCGGACGTGGCTGTTCTACACGGTCATCAAAAGCTACCTGCACACGGGGACCCTGCCATGGCAGAACGTGATGATCTCCGGCCACGGCCTCGACGCGAACGGCAAGGCCATGCACAAGTCCAAGGGAAACGTCATCGAGCCGCTGCCGGTCATAGCCAAGTACAGCGCAGACGCTCTCCGGTGGTGGGCGGCTTCTGCGAAGCTTGGCGACGACATGCCCTTTAAAGAAAAAGAAATCGTCTACGGCCAGAAGTTCCTGAACAAGCTGTGGAACGCGTCGAGGTTCTGCGCAATGCACCTGCAGGGCTTCAAGCCTGAAGCTAAGGCCCAGCTTGAGCTGATCGACCACTGGATACTCTCAAAGCTGAACAACGTCATCCGGGAGAGCACCGAAAGCTTCGAGCGGTATGAGTACAGCAAGGCTAAGGTGGCTGTCGAGCAGTTCTTCTGGGGAGACTTCTGCGATAACTACCTCGAGATGGTCAAGGACCGCCTGTATAGTAAAGACGAAGCAAGGGCCGCGAGCAGGGATGCTGCGCTATACACTCTGTACACGGTCCTTCTCGACTCGCTGAAGATGCTCGGCCCCTTCACTCCTCACGTTACTGAGGAGATCTACCAGTGCCTGTTCCGTGAGTCTCACGGACCGGAAAGCCTGCACGTCTCGGGCTGGCCGAAGGCCGAGGCCTGGTGGGACGACCAGGAGGCGCTGAAGCTCGGCGAAGCGGCTACCATTATCATTTCCGCCCTGCGCCAGTTCAAGAACGCCAACAACATGGCCCAGAATGCACCCCTGTCGCGGCTGACGATCGGCGGCGACGCGGACGGTATCGCCCGAGTCGAGTCTGTGCTGAAGGACACGATGAAGATCGGGGAGATCAGCTACACGCAGATAGAAAAGGCGGATGCTGTCGCCACGATTGCTGGAAAAGACCTGAAGCTCAAGGTCGAGAAATAA
- a CDS encoding DUF6789 family protein, whose translation MAARDIGDGAIAGIITGIIIGVITILLALIGLASLMSYVDINAVFGGVLPAAGGMAASVTAMITFLLFTAIVGLILGAIFGAIYENIPTTSAVTKGIIFFLVLWVIFGLLLPIVVGIGTAVTAGATAAGIISSLIAAVIWGALLGLMFVWVSRRTTAPGKAPVTRP comes from the coding sequence ATGGCAGCTAGAGATATTGGAGACGGTGCGATCGCAGGCATCATCACCGGCATAATCATCGGTGTAATCACGATCCTGCTGGCGCTTATTGGGCTTGCGTCGCTGATGTCTTATGTAGACATCAATGCAGTCTTCGGAGGAGTTCTACCCGCCGCTGGAGGCATGGCTGCCTCGGTGACGGCCATGATCACGTTCCTGCTCTTCACGGCAATCGTCGGACTGATCCTGGGAGCTATCTTCGGAGCGATCTACGAGAACATTCCGACCACCAGTGCAGTAACAAAGGGCATTATATTCTTCCTGGTGCTCTGGGTCATCTTCGGACTTCTGCTCCCCATCGTAGTGGGCATAGGTACGGCGGTAACCGCTGGCGCCACTGCAGCGGGTATCATCTCGTCGCTGATCGCAGCGGTCATCTGGGGCGCACTGCTGGGCCTCATGTTCGTCTGGGTATCCAGGAGAACGACAGCACCGGGTAAGGCACCGGTTACGAGGCCCTGA
- the priS gene encoding DNA primase catalytic subunit PriS, protein MNDQTRAFLRERFRDYYSRSKVFVPPGLAQREWGFIFHEETVGVAMRRHKAFNSEGELADYLRSMPPAHAYHSAAYYRHPQAPTMQEKDWLGADLIFDLDADHLPGVKNMTYGEMLDNVKVEIIRLIDEFLIDDLGFREKDMDIVFSGGRGYHVHVRDERVRTLKSPERREIVDYLLGTGLEPDRMFIRTNQRIDTGTTSVAGVWLIRGFDSVPGGWDRRVARHIVEKLDQIGRLPDKDAKEALRAFSLESKDVKRILHVARDPASLQKIREKGLIELSGNLEGFFRSILAGTIDQFKVSLAGKTDEPVTADIKRLIRLPGSIHGGSSFRVTPLTRAQLESFNPLEDAIIFSDDPVRVLVTRPAVVEMKGKIYRVSEGVGRLPENVAMFLMCRGSADYEP, encoded by the coding sequence ATGAATGACCAGACAAGGGCTTTTCTGCGGGAGCGGTTCAGGGATTACTACAGCCGCAGCAAGGTCTTTGTACCGCCGGGGCTGGCGCAGCGGGAGTGGGGCTTCATCTTTCACGAAGAGACGGTCGGCGTAGCCATGAGGCGCCACAAGGCTTTCAATTCAGAGGGTGAGCTGGCCGACTACCTGCGGAGCATGCCTCCTGCCCATGCATATCATTCTGCCGCCTACTACAGGCATCCTCAGGCTCCCACCATGCAGGAGAAAGACTGGCTGGGCGCCGACCTCATCTTTGATCTTGACGCAGACCATCTCCCGGGGGTCAAAAACATGACCTACGGGGAGATGCTGGATAACGTCAAGGTAGAGATCATCCGGCTGATCGACGAGTTCCTCATCGACGACCTCGGGTTCAGGGAGAAGGACATGGACATCGTCTTCTCCGGGGGCCGTGGCTACCACGTGCACGTCCGGGACGAGCGGGTGCGGACTCTCAAGAGCCCGGAGCGGCGAGAGATCGTCGACTACCTGCTGGGCACCGGCCTGGAGCCGGACAGAATGTTTATCCGGACCAATCAGCGGATCGATACCGGCACTACCTCGGTCGCGGGCGTATGGCTTATCAGGGGCTTCGACAGCGTACCAGGAGGGTGGGACAGGAGGGTGGCCAGGCACATCGTGGAAAAGCTGGATCAGATCGGCAGGCTGCCCGACAAGGACGCTAAGGAGGCCTTGAGGGCTTTTAGCCTCGAATCGAAAGACGTGAAGAGAATTCTACACGTAGCCCGGGATCCGGCCAGCCTGCAGAAAATCCGGGAGAAGGGCCTGATCGAGCTGTCCGGTAACCTGGAAGGGTTTTTCCGCAGCATTCTGGCCGGCACGATCGACCAGTTCAAAGTATCTCTGGCCGGCAAGACTGACGAGCCGGTCACGGCAGATATCAAAAGGCTTATACGTCTGCCCGGCTCCATACACGGCGGGTCATCTTTCAGGGTGACGCCCCTCACACGGGCTCAGCTAGAAAGCTTTAATCCTTTGGAGGATGCCATTATCTTTAGCGACGACCCGGTCCGGGTGCTCGTGACCCGCCCGGCTGTAGTTGAGATGAAGGGTAAGATCTACCGTGTCTCGGAAGGCGTAGGCCGGCTGCCGGAGAACGTCGCCATGTTCCTGATGTGCCGCGGGAGTGCGGATTATGAACCTTGA
- a CDS encoding 50S ribosomal protein L44e produces the protein MKMPKKMRTYCPFCKTHQEHEVERVKKGRASMLTRIERQKRRSFGIGNRGKFSKVPGGDKPTKRVNLRYRCLKCKKAHQRACFKAQKFDLVEE, from the coding sequence ATGAAGATGCCAAAGAAAATGAGGACCTACTGTCCTTTCTGTAAGACTCACCAGGAGCACGAGGTGGAGCGTGTCAAGAAAGGCCGCGCATCCATGCTCACCAGGATCGAAAGGCAGAAGAGGCGTTCGTTCGGTATCGGTAACCGTGGTAAGTTCTCCAAGGTGCCCGGCGGCGACAAGCCCACCAAGCGCGTGAACCTCAGGTACAGGTGCCTGAAGTGCAAGAAGGCTCACCAGAGGGCATGCTTCAAAGCGCAGAAGTTCGATCTAGTGGAGGAATAA
- a CDS encoding 30S ribosomal protein S27e, whose product MDAPRSRFLKVKCNDCSNEQIIFGSASSKVDCTVCGRTLAEPRGGKAIVKSQILEVLE is encoded by the coding sequence ATGGACGCACCCAGATCAAGATTCTTAAAAGTCAAGTGTAACGACTGCTCTAACGAGCAGATCATCTTCGGCAGCGCCAGCAGCAAAGTGGACTGCACAGTATGCGGGCGGACCCTTGCAGAGCCCAGGGGCGGCAAGGCAATCGTCAAGTCCCAGATCCTCGAAGTACTGGAATGA